A genome region from Corvus hawaiiensis isolate bCorHaw1 chromosome 4, bCorHaw1.pri.cur, whole genome shotgun sequence includes the following:
- the CAPRIN2 gene encoding caprin-2 isoform X4 — MVQLSQAPFHRPSSPSGRSEEGEEKRMKAAKQQVTPAGESPAPASPLQSALSTAASPSQAYETYIDNGLICLKHKIRNIEKKKLKLEDYKDRLKKGEALNQDQLEAVEKYDEVVHNLEFAKELQKTFSGLSQDLLKAQKKAQRRESLLKLEAEKKKLRTILQVQYVLQNFTQEHVQKDFKGGVNGAIYLPSKELDYLIRFAKLTCPERNENLSVEDQMEQSSLYFWDLLEGSEKPVVGTTYKHMKDLLSKLLDSGYFESIPTPRTTVPVKELEEVNRKPEKTRQMSKGEPVKEPESIMELMKSEIQPQEFLNRRYLPEAEYSVKKKPEEPRSWEAECARKQEPPKSWEMLVDIEEQEQKQKQEILKPWEARVRQQELKRPDSPKPWEARAKEEEQKRESAKPWETRGEEEQQKKLEAPKAWVARVREEQESSKPWVAKVREEQDQKKQESPKPWVTKVREEQEQKKQESSKPWVTKVKEEPEEKRESPKPWVTQTREQPEQKKPDPMKTWEVPVREEPEQKKQEPVKAWAAHVREEPEQKKQETREAWEKADRQQQVSSPQLQNPPKSWAAASMGPKEQMGPKKFDMEPKEVPKPVHQPAAEFCSTSTLPKDPVLRREKLQDLMTQIQGTYNFMQESILDFDKASPSAIGSSQPPSVTPASSPVASKEQKLPSQSDFLQQPLQPAASSMALHGSNTSLASADHALSGSETEDLVTPQAATSLSQENEKYTSQPLYQTSSRISEPLIPKKIEIAQATIPLPSEPQSPLPTSSTPMPSVPPAQSFQSPPASSSSVTITAAPFQAMQTVFKVNAPLPPRKDQEIKEDSSYSAGYNQSFSTASTQTPPQCQLQSSHVAEQTSLSQESLSSAVNYQPDGAVPVSNGSLAFYPAQANVIPRPPQPYLNSRGSVRGSARGGRSLANSYRSPGGYKGFDAYRGSPSLANGNYGQLQFPGRDYAGMPYSQRDVNYQQCYKRGGISSGPRANSRAGWSDSSQVSSPERDNETFNSGDSGQGDSRSITPVDMPVTSQAATILPVHVYPLPQQMRVAFSAARTSNLAPGTLDQPIAFDLLLNNLGETFDIQLGRFNCPVNGTYVFIFHMLKLAVNVPLYVNLMKNEEVLVSAYANDGAPDHETASNHAVLQLFQGDQIWLRLHRGAIYGSSWKYSTFSGYLLYQD; from the exons CTCAAACTGGAAGATTACAAAGATCGGCTGAAGAAGGGAGAAGCCCTCAATCAAGACCAGTTG GAGGCAGTAGAGAAATATGATGAAGTAGTGCACAACCTGGAATTTGCCAAGGAGCTTCAGAAGACTTTTTCAGGACTTAGCCAAGAT CTGCTGAAAGCACAGAAGAAGGCTCAGCGGAGAGAGAGTCTACTGAAGCttgaagcagagaagaaaaagctgcGTACAATACTTCAAGTCCAGTATGTGCTGCAGAACTTCACTCAAGAGCATGTTCAGAAAGATTTCAAAGGTGGTGTGAATGGTGCAATATACTTGCCTTCTAAAGAACTAGACTACCTCATAAGATTTGCAAAACTGACGTGTCCAGAAAGAAATGAGAACTTGAG TGTTGAAGACCAGATGGAACAATCATCTCTCTACTTCTGGGACCTTCTAGAAGGAAGTGAGAAACCTGTGGTTGGAACAACAT ATAAACACATGAAGGACCTGTTATCCAAACTTCTAGACTCTGGCTACTTTGAAAGTATTCCGACTCCTCGCACCACTGTGCCAGTAAAAGAATTGGAAGAAGTAAATAGAAAACCTGAGAAAACAAGACAGATGTCAAAAGGAGAGCCTGTCAAAGAACCAG AATCCATTATGGAGCTTATGAAGTCTGAAATACAGCCACAGGAG TTTCTCAACAGGCGTTATTTGCCTGAGGCAGAATACTCTGTCAAGAAGAAGCCAGAAGAGCCCAGATCTTGGGAAGCCGAGTGTGCTAGAAAGCAAGAACCTCCAAAGTCCTGGGAGATGCTTGTTGATATTGAAGAGCAGgaacagaagcagaaacaaGAGATCTTAAAGCCTTGGGAAGCTCGTGTTAGACAGCAAGAACTAAAAAGACCAGATTCTCCAAAGCCTTGGGAAGCTCGTGCTAAAGAGGAGGAACAGAAGCGTGAGTCTGCAAAGCCCTGGGAGACCCGTGGGGAGGAGGAACAACAGAAGAAGCTGGAAGCTCCAAAGGCATGGGTAGCACGTGTCCGAGAGGAGCAGGAGTCTTCCAAACCCTGGGTAGCAAAGGTTAGGGAAGAGCAGGACCAGAAGAAACAGGAATCACCTAAGCCATGGGTAACAAAAGttagggaagagcaggagcagaaaaagcaggagTCCTCAAAACCTTGGGTAACCAAAGTTAAGGAAGAACCAGAAGAAAAGCGGGAATCTCCAAAACCTTGGGTAACCCAAACTAGGGAGCAACCAGAACAAAAGAAGCCAGACCCTATGAAAACATGGGAAGTGCCTGTTAGGGAAGAGCCAGAGCAAAAGAAGCAGGAGCCTGTGAAGGCTTGGGCTGCACATGTTAGGGAGGAGCCAGAACAAAAGAAGCAGGAGACTCGAGAGGCTTGGGAAAAAGCTGACAGGCAGCAGCAAGTGTCATCACCGCAGTTACAGAACCCTCCGAAGTCCTGGGCAGCTGCCAGTATGGGGCCAAAGGAACAGATGGGGCCAAAGAAGTTTGATATGGAACCCAAAGAA GTGCCTAAACCTGTACATCAGCCAGCTGCAGAATTTTGCTCTACTTCAACTCTTCCAAAAGATCCAGTattgagaagggaaaaacttCAGGATCTGATGACTCAGATACAAGGGACTTACAACTTCATGCAA GAGTCCATTCTGGATTTTGATAAAGCTTCACCAAGTGCCATTGGTTCATCCCAACCTCCTTCAGTTACTCCAGCAAGTAGTCCTGTAG CTTCAAAAGAGCAGAAACTGCCAAGTCAGAGTGATTTTCTTCAACAGCCCCTTCAG CCTGCTGCTTCATCCATGGCACTGCATGGTTCAAACACTTCCCTAGCATCTGCTGATCACGCTCTTTCTGGCTCTGAAACTGAGGACTTGGTGACACCACAG GCAGCAACATCACTTTCTCAAGAGAATGAGAAATACACTTCCCAGCCTCTATATCAGACAAGTTCACGTATTTCTGAGCCACTGATACCTAAAAAGATTGAAATTGCCCAG GCAACTATTCCCCTCCCAAGTGAGCCACAGTCACCATTGCCTACTTCAAGCACCCCCATGCCATCAGTGCCACCAGCgcaaagctttcagtctcctccagcaagcagcagctctgtcacaATAACAGCAGCTCCCTTTCAGGCTATGCAGACT GTATTTAAAGTGAATGCACCACTGCCTCCACGTAAAGACCAGGAAATTAAAGAGGATTCTTCATATTCAGCAGGATATAACCAAAGTTTCTCCACAGCAAGTACACAGACTCCTCCTCAATGCCAGTTGCAATCTTCTCATGTTGCAGAACAAACCTCTCTTTCACAAGAATCTCTGTCTTCAG CAGTGAACTATCAACCTGATGGAGCTGTTCCTGTTAGCAATGGTAGCCTTGCCTTTTATCCAGCACAGGCTAATGTTATTCCCAGACCCCCTCAGCCTTATCTCAACAGTCGTGGGTCTGTCAGAGGATCTGCTAGAGGTGGAAGGTCGCTGGCTAACTCGTATCGCTCCCCTGGTGGGTACAAAG GTTTTGATGCTTACAGAGGTTCACCTTCATTAGCTAATGGCAACTATGGCCAGTTACAATTTCCTGGTAGAGATTATGCTGGAATGCCATATTCTCAGAGG GATGTTAATTACCAGCAGTGCTATAAACGAGGTGGGATAAGCAGCGGTCCTCGAGCAAATTCAAGAG CAGGGTGGAGTGACTCCTCTCAGGTGAGCAGCCCAGAACGAGACAATGAGACCTTTAACAGTGGGGACTCTGGGCAGGGAGACTCCCGCAGCATCACCCCTGTGGATATGCCAGTGACGAGCCAGGCTGCCACCATACTCCCAGTGCACGTCTACCCGCTCCCACAGCAGATGAGGGTTGCCTTCTCTGCTGCTCGAACATCCAACCTGGCCCCTGGAACTCTAGACCAGCCCATTGCGTTTGACCTGTTGCTCAACAACCTTGGAGAAACTTTTGATATCCAGCTTGGTAGGTTCAACTGTCCCGTGAATGGTACCTATGTCTTCATCTTCCACATGCTGAAACTGGCTGTCAATGTCCCCCTGTATGTGAATCTCATGAAGAACGAAGAGGTCCTCGTGTCAGCCTATGCAAATGATGGGGCTCCTGACCATGAAACAGCTAGCAACCATGCAGTcctgcagctgttccagggAGATCAGATCTGGCTACGGCTGCATCGGGGAGCCATCTATGGAAGTAGCTGGAAATACTCCACCTTTTCGGGATACCTCCTTTATCAGGACTAA
- the CAPRIN2 gene encoding caprin-2 isoform X9 yields MRRGAGGGAGLSVCGHRAPSISMVQLSQAPFHRPSSPSGRSEEGEEKRMKAAKQQVTPAGESPAPASPLQSALSTAASPSQAYETYIDNGLICLKHKIRNIEKKKLKLEDYKDRLKKGEALNQDQLEAVEKYDEVVHNLEFAKELQKTFSGLSQDLLKAQKKAQRRESLLKLEAEKKKLRTILQVQYVLQNFTQEHVQKDFKGGVNGAIYLPSKELDYLIRFAKLTCPERNENLSVEDQMEQSSLYFWDLLEGSEKPVVGTTYKHMKDLLSKLLDSGYFESIPTPRTTVPVKELEEVNRKPEKTRQMSKGEPVKEPESIMELMKSEIQPQEFLNRRYLPEAEYSVKKKPEEPRSWEAECARKQEPPKSWEMLVDIEEQEQKQKQEILKPWEARVRQQELKRPDSPKPWEARAKEEEQKRESAKPWETRGEEEQQKKLEAPKAWVARVREEQESSKPWVAKVREEQDQKKQESPKPWVTKVREEQEQKKQESSKPWVTKVKEEPEEKRESPKPWVTQTREQPEQKKPDPMKTWEVPVREEPEQKKQEPVKAWAAHVREEPEQKKQETREAWEKADRQQQVSSPQLQNPPKSWAAASMGPKEQMGPKKFDMEPKEVPKPVHQPAAEFCSTSTLPKDPVLRREKLQDLMTQIQGTYNFMQESILDFDKASPSAIGSSQPPSVTPASSPVASKEQKLPSQSDFLQQPLQATIPLPSEPQSPLPTSSTPMPSVPPAQSFQSPPASSSSVTITAAPFQAMQTVFKVNAPLPPRKDQEIKEDSSYSAGYNQSFSTASTQTPPQCQLQSSHVAEQTSLSQESLSSAQANVIPRPPQPYLNSRGSVRGSARGGRSLANSYRSPGGYKGFDAYRGSPSLANGNYGQLQFPGRDYAGMPYSQRDVNYQQCYKRGGISSGPRANSRAGWSDSSQVSSPERDNETFNSGDSGQGDSRSITPVDMPVTSQAATILPVHVYPLPQQMRVAFSAARTSNLAPGTLDQPIAFDLLLNNLGETFDIQLGRFNCPVNGTYVFIFHMLKLAVNVPLYVNLMKNEEVLVSAYANDGAPDHETASNHAVLQLFQGDQIWLRLHRGAIYGSSWKYSTFSGYLLYQD; encoded by the exons CTCAAACTGGAAGATTACAAAGATCGGCTGAAGAAGGGAGAAGCCCTCAATCAAGACCAGTTG GAGGCAGTAGAGAAATATGATGAAGTAGTGCACAACCTGGAATTTGCCAAGGAGCTTCAGAAGACTTTTTCAGGACTTAGCCAAGAT CTGCTGAAAGCACAGAAGAAGGCTCAGCGGAGAGAGAGTCTACTGAAGCttgaagcagagaagaaaaagctgcGTACAATACTTCAAGTCCAGTATGTGCTGCAGAACTTCACTCAAGAGCATGTTCAGAAAGATTTCAAAGGTGGTGTGAATGGTGCAATATACTTGCCTTCTAAAGAACTAGACTACCTCATAAGATTTGCAAAACTGACGTGTCCAGAAAGAAATGAGAACTTGAG TGTTGAAGACCAGATGGAACAATCATCTCTCTACTTCTGGGACCTTCTAGAAGGAAGTGAGAAACCTGTGGTTGGAACAACAT ATAAACACATGAAGGACCTGTTATCCAAACTTCTAGACTCTGGCTACTTTGAAAGTATTCCGACTCCTCGCACCACTGTGCCAGTAAAAGAATTGGAAGAAGTAAATAGAAAACCTGAGAAAACAAGACAGATGTCAAAAGGAGAGCCTGTCAAAGAACCAG AATCCATTATGGAGCTTATGAAGTCTGAAATACAGCCACAGGAG TTTCTCAACAGGCGTTATTTGCCTGAGGCAGAATACTCTGTCAAGAAGAAGCCAGAAGAGCCCAGATCTTGGGAAGCCGAGTGTGCTAGAAAGCAAGAACCTCCAAAGTCCTGGGAGATGCTTGTTGATATTGAAGAGCAGgaacagaagcagaaacaaGAGATCTTAAAGCCTTGGGAAGCTCGTGTTAGACAGCAAGAACTAAAAAGACCAGATTCTCCAAAGCCTTGGGAAGCTCGTGCTAAAGAGGAGGAACAGAAGCGTGAGTCTGCAAAGCCCTGGGAGACCCGTGGGGAGGAGGAACAACAGAAGAAGCTGGAAGCTCCAAAGGCATGGGTAGCACGTGTCCGAGAGGAGCAGGAGTCTTCCAAACCCTGGGTAGCAAAGGTTAGGGAAGAGCAGGACCAGAAGAAACAGGAATCACCTAAGCCATGGGTAACAAAAGttagggaagagcaggagcagaaaaagcaggagTCCTCAAAACCTTGGGTAACCAAAGTTAAGGAAGAACCAGAAGAAAAGCGGGAATCTCCAAAACCTTGGGTAACCCAAACTAGGGAGCAACCAGAACAAAAGAAGCCAGACCCTATGAAAACATGGGAAGTGCCTGTTAGGGAAGAGCCAGAGCAAAAGAAGCAGGAGCCTGTGAAGGCTTGGGCTGCACATGTTAGGGAGGAGCCAGAACAAAAGAAGCAGGAGACTCGAGAGGCTTGGGAAAAAGCTGACAGGCAGCAGCAAGTGTCATCACCGCAGTTACAGAACCCTCCGAAGTCCTGGGCAGCTGCCAGTATGGGGCCAAAGGAACAGATGGGGCCAAAGAAGTTTGATATGGAACCCAAAGAA GTGCCTAAACCTGTACATCAGCCAGCTGCAGAATTTTGCTCTACTTCAACTCTTCCAAAAGATCCAGTattgagaagggaaaaacttCAGGATCTGATGACTCAGATACAAGGGACTTACAACTTCATGCAA GAGTCCATTCTGGATTTTGATAAAGCTTCACCAAGTGCCATTGGTTCATCCCAACCTCCTTCAGTTACTCCAGCAAGTAGTCCTGTAG CTTCAAAAGAGCAGAAACTGCCAAGTCAGAGTGATTTTCTTCAACAGCCCCTTCAG GCAACTATTCCCCTCCCAAGTGAGCCACAGTCACCATTGCCTACTTCAAGCACCCCCATGCCATCAGTGCCACCAGCgcaaagctttcagtctcctccagcaagcagcagctctgtcacaATAACAGCAGCTCCCTTTCAGGCTATGCAGACT GTATTTAAAGTGAATGCACCACTGCCTCCACGTAAAGACCAGGAAATTAAAGAGGATTCTTCATATTCAGCAGGATATAACCAAAGTTTCTCCACAGCAAGTACACAGACTCCTCCTCAATGCCAGTTGCAATCTTCTCATGTTGCAGAACAAACCTCTCTTTCACAAGAATCTCTGTCTTCAG CACAGGCTAATGTTATTCCCAGACCCCCTCAGCCTTATCTCAACAGTCGTGGGTCTGTCAGAGGATCTGCTAGAGGTGGAAGGTCGCTGGCTAACTCGTATCGCTCCCCTGGTGGGTACAAAG GTTTTGATGCTTACAGAGGTTCACCTTCATTAGCTAATGGCAACTATGGCCAGTTACAATTTCCTGGTAGAGATTATGCTGGAATGCCATATTCTCAGAGG GATGTTAATTACCAGCAGTGCTATAAACGAGGTGGGATAAGCAGCGGTCCTCGAGCAAATTCAAGAG CAGGGTGGAGTGACTCCTCTCAGGTGAGCAGCCCAGAACGAGACAATGAGACCTTTAACAGTGGGGACTCTGGGCAGGGAGACTCCCGCAGCATCACCCCTGTGGATATGCCAGTGACGAGCCAGGCTGCCACCATACTCCCAGTGCACGTCTACCCGCTCCCACAGCAGATGAGGGTTGCCTTCTCTGCTGCTCGAACATCCAACCTGGCCCCTGGAACTCTAGACCAGCCCATTGCGTTTGACCTGTTGCTCAACAACCTTGGAGAAACTTTTGATATCCAGCTTGGTAGGTTCAACTGTCCCGTGAATGGTACCTATGTCTTCATCTTCCACATGCTGAAACTGGCTGTCAATGTCCCCCTGTATGTGAATCTCATGAAGAACGAAGAGGTCCTCGTGTCAGCCTATGCAAATGATGGGGCTCCTGACCATGAAACAGCTAGCAACCATGCAGTcctgcagctgttccagggAGATCAGATCTGGCTACGGCTGCATCGGGGAGCCATCTATGGAAGTAGCTGGAAATACTCCACCTTTTCGGGATACCTCCTTTATCAGGACTAA
- the CAPRIN2 gene encoding caprin-2 isoform X5, protein MRRGAGGGAGLSVCGHRAPSISMVQLSQAPFHRPSSPSGRSEEGEEKRMKAAKQQVTPAGESPAPASPLQSALSTAASPSQAYETYIDNGLICLKHKIRNIEKKKLKLEDYKDRLKKGEALNQDQLEAVEKYDEVVHNLEFAKELQKTFSGLSQDLLKAQKKAQRRESLLKLEAEKKKLRTILQVQYVLQNFTQEHVQKDFKGGVNGAIYLPSKELDYLIRFAKLTCPERNENLSVEDQMEQSSLYFWDLLEGSEKPVVGTTYKHMKDLLSKLLDSGYFESIPTPRTTVPVKELEEVNRKPEKTRQMSKGEPVKEPESIMELMKSEIQPQEFLNRRYLPEAEYSVKKKPEEPRSWEAECARKQEPPKSWEMLVDIEEQEQKQKQEILKPWEARVRQQELKRPDSPKPWEARAKEEEQKRESAKPWETRGEEEQQKKLEAPKAWVARVREEQESSKPWVAKVREEQDQKKQESPKPWVTKVREEQEQKKQESSKPWVTKVKEEPEEKRESPKPWVTQTREQPEQKKPDPMKTWEVPVREEPEQKKQEPVKAWAAHVREEPEQKKQETREAWEKADRQQQVSSPQLQNPPKSWAAASMGPKEQMGPKKFDMEPKEVPKPVHQPAAEFCSTSTLPKDPVLRREKLQDLMTQIQGTYNFMQESILDFDKASPSAIGSSQPPSVTPASSPVASKEQKLPSQSDFLQQPLQAATSLSQENEKYTSQPLYQTSSRISEPLIPKKIEIAQATIPLPSEPQSPLPTSSTPMPSVPPAQSFQSPPASSSSVTITAAPFQAMQTVFKVNAPLPPRKDQEIKEDSSYSAGYNQSFSTASTQTPPQCQLQSSHVAEQTSLSQESLSSAVNYQPDGAVPVSNGSLAFYPAQANVIPRPPQPYLNSRGSVRGSARGGRSLANSYRSPGGYKGFDAYRGSPSLANGNYGQLQFPGRDYAGMPYSQRDVNYQQCYKRGGISSGPRANSRAGWSDSSQVSSPERDNETFNSGDSGQGDSRSITPVDMPVTSQAATILPVHVYPLPQQMRVAFSAARTSNLAPGTLDQPIAFDLLLNNLGETFDIQLGRFNCPVNGTYVFIFHMLKLAVNVPLYVNLMKNEEVLVSAYANDGAPDHETASNHAVLQLFQGDQIWLRLHRGAIYGSSWKYSTFSGYLLYQD, encoded by the exons CTCAAACTGGAAGATTACAAAGATCGGCTGAAGAAGGGAGAAGCCCTCAATCAAGACCAGTTG GAGGCAGTAGAGAAATATGATGAAGTAGTGCACAACCTGGAATTTGCCAAGGAGCTTCAGAAGACTTTTTCAGGACTTAGCCAAGAT CTGCTGAAAGCACAGAAGAAGGCTCAGCGGAGAGAGAGTCTACTGAAGCttgaagcagagaagaaaaagctgcGTACAATACTTCAAGTCCAGTATGTGCTGCAGAACTTCACTCAAGAGCATGTTCAGAAAGATTTCAAAGGTGGTGTGAATGGTGCAATATACTTGCCTTCTAAAGAACTAGACTACCTCATAAGATTTGCAAAACTGACGTGTCCAGAAAGAAATGAGAACTTGAG TGTTGAAGACCAGATGGAACAATCATCTCTCTACTTCTGGGACCTTCTAGAAGGAAGTGAGAAACCTGTGGTTGGAACAACAT ATAAACACATGAAGGACCTGTTATCCAAACTTCTAGACTCTGGCTACTTTGAAAGTATTCCGACTCCTCGCACCACTGTGCCAGTAAAAGAATTGGAAGAAGTAAATAGAAAACCTGAGAAAACAAGACAGATGTCAAAAGGAGAGCCTGTCAAAGAACCAG AATCCATTATGGAGCTTATGAAGTCTGAAATACAGCCACAGGAG TTTCTCAACAGGCGTTATTTGCCTGAGGCAGAATACTCTGTCAAGAAGAAGCCAGAAGAGCCCAGATCTTGGGAAGCCGAGTGTGCTAGAAAGCAAGAACCTCCAAAGTCCTGGGAGATGCTTGTTGATATTGAAGAGCAGgaacagaagcagaaacaaGAGATCTTAAAGCCTTGGGAAGCTCGTGTTAGACAGCAAGAACTAAAAAGACCAGATTCTCCAAAGCCTTGGGAAGCTCGTGCTAAAGAGGAGGAACAGAAGCGTGAGTCTGCAAAGCCCTGGGAGACCCGTGGGGAGGAGGAACAACAGAAGAAGCTGGAAGCTCCAAAGGCATGGGTAGCACGTGTCCGAGAGGAGCAGGAGTCTTCCAAACCCTGGGTAGCAAAGGTTAGGGAAGAGCAGGACCAGAAGAAACAGGAATCACCTAAGCCATGGGTAACAAAAGttagggaagagcaggagcagaaaaagcaggagTCCTCAAAACCTTGGGTAACCAAAGTTAAGGAAGAACCAGAAGAAAAGCGGGAATCTCCAAAACCTTGGGTAACCCAAACTAGGGAGCAACCAGAACAAAAGAAGCCAGACCCTATGAAAACATGGGAAGTGCCTGTTAGGGAAGAGCCAGAGCAAAAGAAGCAGGAGCCTGTGAAGGCTTGGGCTGCACATGTTAGGGAGGAGCCAGAACAAAAGAAGCAGGAGACTCGAGAGGCTTGGGAAAAAGCTGACAGGCAGCAGCAAGTGTCATCACCGCAGTTACAGAACCCTCCGAAGTCCTGGGCAGCTGCCAGTATGGGGCCAAAGGAACAGATGGGGCCAAAGAAGTTTGATATGGAACCCAAAGAA GTGCCTAAACCTGTACATCAGCCAGCTGCAGAATTTTGCTCTACTTCAACTCTTCCAAAAGATCCAGTattgagaagggaaaaacttCAGGATCTGATGACTCAGATACAAGGGACTTACAACTTCATGCAA GAGTCCATTCTGGATTTTGATAAAGCTTCACCAAGTGCCATTGGTTCATCCCAACCTCCTTCAGTTACTCCAGCAAGTAGTCCTGTAG CTTCAAAAGAGCAGAAACTGCCAAGTCAGAGTGATTTTCTTCAACAGCCCCTTCAG GCAGCAACATCACTTTCTCAAGAGAATGAGAAATACACTTCCCAGCCTCTATATCAGACAAGTTCACGTATTTCTGAGCCACTGATACCTAAAAAGATTGAAATTGCCCAG GCAACTATTCCCCTCCCAAGTGAGCCACAGTCACCATTGCCTACTTCAAGCACCCCCATGCCATCAGTGCCACCAGCgcaaagctttcagtctcctccagcaagcagcagctctgtcacaATAACAGCAGCTCCCTTTCAGGCTATGCAGACT GTATTTAAAGTGAATGCACCACTGCCTCCACGTAAAGACCAGGAAATTAAAGAGGATTCTTCATATTCAGCAGGATATAACCAAAGTTTCTCCACAGCAAGTACACAGACTCCTCCTCAATGCCAGTTGCAATCTTCTCATGTTGCAGAACAAACCTCTCTTTCACAAGAATCTCTGTCTTCAG CAGTGAACTATCAACCTGATGGAGCTGTTCCTGTTAGCAATGGTAGCCTTGCCTTTTATCCAGCACAGGCTAATGTTATTCCCAGACCCCCTCAGCCTTATCTCAACAGTCGTGGGTCTGTCAGAGGATCTGCTAGAGGTGGAAGGTCGCTGGCTAACTCGTATCGCTCCCCTGGTGGGTACAAAG GTTTTGATGCTTACAGAGGTTCACCTTCATTAGCTAATGGCAACTATGGCCAGTTACAATTTCCTGGTAGAGATTATGCTGGAATGCCATATTCTCAGAGG GATGTTAATTACCAGCAGTGCTATAAACGAGGTGGGATAAGCAGCGGTCCTCGAGCAAATTCAAGAG CAGGGTGGAGTGACTCCTCTCAGGTGAGCAGCCCAGAACGAGACAATGAGACCTTTAACAGTGGGGACTCTGGGCAGGGAGACTCCCGCAGCATCACCCCTGTGGATATGCCAGTGACGAGCCAGGCTGCCACCATACTCCCAGTGCACGTCTACCCGCTCCCACAGCAGATGAGGGTTGCCTTCTCTGCTGCTCGAACATCCAACCTGGCCCCTGGAACTCTAGACCAGCCCATTGCGTTTGACCTGTTGCTCAACAACCTTGGAGAAACTTTTGATATCCAGCTTGGTAGGTTCAACTGTCCCGTGAATGGTACCTATGTCTTCATCTTCCACATGCTGAAACTGGCTGTCAATGTCCCCCTGTATGTGAATCTCATGAAGAACGAAGAGGTCCTCGTGTCAGCCTATGCAAATGATGGGGCTCCTGACCATGAAACAGCTAGCAACCATGCAGTcctgcagctgttccagggAGATCAGATCTGGCTACGGCTGCATCGGGGAGCCATCTATGGAAGTAGCTGGAAATACTCCACCTTTTCGGGATACCTCCTTTATCAGGACTAA